The proteins below come from a single Cannabis sativa cultivar Pink pepper isolate KNU-18-1 chromosome 3, ASM2916894v1, whole genome shotgun sequence genomic window:
- the LOC115711088 gene encoding uncharacterized protein LOC115711088, which translates to MAMTFFRLITRTNLEQWLFAQEKNFSPLSFSVGNDEGDEQWCAPHVDYYKINVDAATFSDKHRFGFGWVLRDAKGFVIQARSGSRYGDVEPGFAEALGLKEVLSWIKISNFSNVTVETDSLVTVQALRSSVIMASPFGNCIEECKGLLSSLNNVNFRFVKRSANRVAHALARESWLYADRSYSGNSIPSNILDVIVLEMI; encoded by the exons ATGGCCATGACTTTTTTTAGGCTTATAA CAAGAACTAATCTTGAACAGTGGCTATTTGCTCAAGAGAAAAACTTTTCACCCTTGTCTTTCTCGGTTGGGAATGATGAAGGGGATGAGCAATGGTGTGCCCCTCATGTTGATTATTATAAGATTAATGTTGATGCTGCAACCTTTAGTGACAAACACAGATTCGGCTTTGGTTGGGTTCTTCGTGATGCTAAAGGCTTTGTCATTCAAGCTAGATCGGGTTCAAGGTATGGGGATGTGGAGCCGGGTTTCGCCGAGGCTCTTGGATTGAAGGAGGttcttagttggataaagatctCAAACTTCTCTAATGTTACGGTGGAAACGGACAGTCTTGTCACGGTCCAAGCTCTTCGGAGTTCAGTGATTATGGCCTCTCCGTTTGGTAATTGCATTGAGGAGTGCAAAGGTCTTCTTTCTAGTTTGAACAATGTTAATTTtcgttttgttaaacgatctgctaaCCGTGTTGCTCATGCTCTCGCTCGAGAATCATGGTTATACGCTGATCGTAGTTATTCGGGTAATTCTATCCCGAGTAACATTCTTGATGTAATCGTGCTTGAaatgatttaa